One Erpetoichthys calabaricus chromosome 9, fErpCal1.3, whole genome shotgun sequence genomic region harbors:
- the LOC114656991 gene encoding uncharacterized protein LOC114656991, which translates to MPGRDLKNALGILVCMVVFFIILGPCNLKQFSKYLSPVPPDDKFILVKDTISQIESARHLQVSAYLDERKGVRVVRIITMFYRQGPHNLLCIFKCKSGHLLISQVVTEQHSDNFGFPFVTADIFCKMSHGCMATHVCLRTQEFLLNNLSVIPIQNLRPHNDGFERDLTVCISNLFGDYNNVLQFIQTMEVYKILGIGRVVIYNTSSSHMLEKVLQYYVNEGTLEVIPWPISHFLNPSFGWRFEEHGGDIHYFGQLTTLNDCIYRNMYKSRFLLLNDIDEIIAPYQHTNLKLMMDELEKEQPDTGVFIVENHIYPVNVFDDSERFNLSLWRQVPGINIMEHIHREPDRKDVINPTKLIINPRKVEQTSVHSVLKSFGNQYRVPFDVCRIVHVRVPLQGHLSKEELIVDTKLWEYHKELVPRVNNVIRESGILN; encoded by the coding sequence ATGCCTGGAAGAGACCTTAAGAATGCACTTGGGATTTTAGTTTGTATGGTTGTGTTCTTCATCATCTTGGGTCCATGTAATTTAAAGCAGTTCTCTAAATATTTAAGTCCCGTGCCACCAGATGACAAATTTATTTTGGTCAAAGATACAATTTCTCAGATTGAAAGTGCTAGGCATCTTCAGGTGTCGGCCTACTTGGATGAAAGGAAAGGAGTCCGTGTCGTTCGGATcatcaccatgttttacagacaAGGGCCACATAATCTTCTTTGCATTTTTAAGTGCAAAAGTGGTCATCTCCTCATCAGCCAGGTTGTGACAGAGCAGCACAGTGACAATTTTGGCTTCCCATTCGTAACTGCAgatattttctgtaaaatgtcCCATGGATGTATGGCCACACATGTCTGTCTTCGAACACAAGAGTTTTTACTAAATAACTTGAGTGTGATTCCAATTCAAAACCTGCGGCCGCATAATGACGGCTTTGAGCGAGACTTGACGGTCTGCATCTCTAACCTGTTTGGTGACTACAACAATGTCTTACAGTTCATCCAGACGATGGAGGTGTACAAGATACTGGGGATTGGGAGAGTAGTGATCTACAACACCAGCAGCAGCCACATGCTGGAGAAGGTCCTGCAGTACTACGTAAATGAGGGCACGTTGGAGGTGATCCCTTGGCCGATCTCTCACTTCCTCAATCCTTCATTTGGCTGGAGGTTTGAAGAGCACGGTGGGGACATTCACTACTTCGGCCAGCTCACAACTCTCAATGACTGTATTTATCGCAACATGTACAAGTCCAGGTTCCTGCTTCTTAATGACATTGATGAGATCATTGCTCCTTACCAGCACACAAATCTGAAACTGATGATGGATGAGTTAGAGAAGGAACAGCCTGACACGGGCGTATTTATAGTAGAGAACCACATCTATCCAGTTAACGTGTTTGACGATAGTGAAAGGTTCAATCTGTCACTGTGGAGGCAAGTACCAGGAATAAATATCATGGAACACATCCACAGAGAGCCAGACCGTAAAGATGTTATAAATCCCACTAAGCTCATAATTAACCCCCGTAAAGTGGAGCAGACATCGGTGCACTCTGTTCTGAAGAGCTTTGGAAACCAATACAGGGTGCCTTTTGATGTCTGCAGGATCGTACACGTGCGAGTGCCTTTACAGGGACATCTGTCCAAAGAGGAGCTGATTGTGGACACCAAATTGTGGGAATATCACAAGGAGCTGGTCCCAAGGGTCAATAATGTCATTCGAGAAAGTGGCATTTTGAACTAG